One Aegilops tauschii subsp. strangulata cultivar AL8/78 chromosome 7, Aet v6.0, whole genome shotgun sequence genomic window carries:
- the LOC109768198 gene encoding NAD(P)H dehydrogenase (quinone) FQR1 → MAAKIYIVYYSTYGHVAKLADEIQKGVSSVQGVDVKLWQVPETLSDEALAKMGAPPKRDDVPVISPAELADADGLIFGFPTRFGMMPTQFKAFMDGTSELWCPQRLAGKPAALFFSSGCQGGGQETTALTAITQLVHHGMLFVPVGYTFGAGMFEMGQVKGGSPYGCGTIAGDGSRVPTELELQQAFHQGKYFAGIAKKLKGSP, encoded by the exons ATGGCGGCCAAGATCTACATTGT GTACTACTCCACCTATGGCCATGTGGCCAAGCTAGCAGATGAGATTCAGAAGGGCGTATCTTCCGTCCAAGGCGTGGACGTCAAGCTATGGCAG GTCCCGGAGACTCTTTCTGACGAAGCGCTTGCAAAGATGGGCGCTCCACCGAAGAGGGATGACGTGCCGGTCATCTCGCCCGCAGAGCTCGCCGACGCTGATGGCCTCATCTTCGGGTTCCCCACTAGATTCGGCATGATGCCCACGCAGTTCAAGGCGTTCATGGACGGCACCAGTGAGCTGTGGTGCCCGCAGCGGCTCGCCGGCAAGCCCGCCGCGTTGTTCTTCTCCTCCGGTTGCCAGGGCGGTGGCCAAGAAACCACCGC GTTGACGGCCATTACTCAGCTGGTGCACCATGGCATGCTCTTTGTTCCGGTCGGGTACACGTTTGGCGCAGGCATGTTTGAGATGGGGCAGGTGAAGGGTGGCAGCCCGTATGGGTGTGGCACCATTGCTGGGGATGGATCACGAGTTCCCACTGAGCTTGAGCTGCAACAGGCCTTCCACCAAGGGAAATACTTTGCGGGGATCGCGAAGAAGCTCAAGGGTTCTCCATGA